From the genome of Nitrospirota bacterium, one region includes:
- the yedA gene encoding drug/metabolite exporter YedA yields MQKDSRVRVITALATLYLAWSSTYLAIRFALEGFPPFFIAGFRNVLIGAGIYIYLRAKGAAGPSRAEWGGSATAGAFLLLGGTAGVVYAEQWVGSAVSALVLATTPLLTVLFAGIWRQWPERREWIGLMLGLAGIALLNLDGDLRAHPLGAALLVLAALSWSFGSVLSLRLPMPSGMMASATQMFSGGLLVMLVGTISGERLPAHPSLRSLGALIYLAIFGSLLGYTAYTYLLKNVRPALATSYAYVNPVLAMLLGVWLGGEHMTTIGLLAMAIILAGVVLVIIGQRQVKP; encoded by the coding sequence ATGCAAAAGGACAGCAGGGTAAGAGTGATCACCGCTCTCGCGACCCTCTATCTCGCATGGAGCTCGACCTATCTCGCAATACGGTTCGCCCTCGAAGGCTTTCCGCCGTTCTTCATAGCGGGGTTCCGGAACGTGCTGATCGGAGCGGGAATATACATCTATCTGCGGGCAAAAGGCGCCGCGGGACCAAGCCGGGCCGAGTGGGGAGGCTCGGCAACGGCAGGGGCTTTTCTGCTGCTCGGCGGGACCGCGGGCGTTGTGTACGCGGAGCAGTGGGTGGGCTCTGCCGTCTCCGCCCTGGTGCTGGCCACGACGCCGCTGCTGACCGTGCTGTTCGCGGGAATCTGGAGGCAGTGGCCGGAGCGGCGCGAATGGATCGGCCTCATGCTGGGCCTCGCCGGCATCGCGCTGCTGAACCTCGACGGCGATCTGCGCGCGCATCCCCTCGGAGCGGCGCTGCTCGTTCTCGCTGCCCTGTCGTGGTCCTTCGGCTCGGTCCTGAGCCTGCGCCTGCCCATGCCCTCGGGCATGATGGCCAGCGCGACCCAGATGTTCTCCGGCGGGCTGCTGGTGATGCTCGTAGGTACAATCTCGGGAGAGCGTTTGCCTGCCCATCCCTCCCTGCGTTCGCTCGGAGCGCTCATCTACCTTGCGATCTTCGGTTCGCTCCTGGGCTACACGGCCTACACCTATCTGCTGAAGAACGTCCGGCCCGCATTGGCAACCAGCTATGCCTATGTGAACCCGGTCCTAGCCATGCTGCTCGGCGTCTGGCTCGGCGGGGAGCATATGACGACGATTGGCCTCCTGGCCATGGCAATCATCCTTGCGGGCGTCGTGCTGGTCATTATTGGCCAAAGGCAAGTCAAGCCGTGA
- a CDS encoding thioesterase family protein has protein sequence MKDTLKPGIEAEFTFRIPPSKTVPALYPESPEFQEMPMVFATGFMVGFIEWACIRAVNPHLDWPEEQTVGTHINVSHTAATPPGVEVTARVKLVEVDGRRLVFEVEVHDALEPISTGTHERFVISKSRFDEKVSRKKGA, from the coding sequence ATGAAGGATACCTTAAAACCCGGGATCGAAGCGGAGTTCACCTTTCGCATTCCCCCATCAAAGACCGTGCCCGCGCTCTATCCCGAGTCGCCGGAATTCCAGGAAATGCCGATGGTCTTCGCAACAGGATTCATGGTCGGCTTTATTGAGTGGGCCTGCATAAGGGCCGTAAATCCTCATCTTGACTGGCCGGAGGAACAGACCGTAGGGACGCATATCAATGTCTCGCACACCGCGGCAACTCCCCCCGGTGTCGAGGTGACGGCCCGTGTGAAGCTCGTCGAAGTGGACGGCCGGCGCCTGGTCTTCGAAGTGGAGGTGCACGATGCACTCGAGCCGATAAGCACGGGGACCCATGAGCGTTTCGTTATCAGCAAGAGCAGGTTTGATGAGAAGGTGAGCAGGAAGAAAGGCGCCTGA
- a CDS encoding UvrD-helicase domain-containing protein has protein sequence MQLTHSIILEGLNAAQQQAVLTIDRPLLVVAGPGTGKTLTLVRRIAYLAHRGVRPESILAVTFTNRAGREMKGRAEELLGDQASEIFIGTIHLLGLRVIRERIGSGFTVLGREEQAGVLKTIVKVPAKKMLDIAERISRVKNDLEPPDAGLREVLAQYQSALQRRRAFDFDDLIRVPIELLQDEAVARDYRDRFKHIMVDEYQDINPAQYRLVRLLAGSARTPCVVGDADQAIYSFRGADLGNFLKFEQDFPGAARVNLIENYRSSGAILRAADSVIRNNQKRLRKDLTATRDAGVPVSVLSVPDDRAEGAVIIREIEARMGGTSHEQHRNTGIDRSATGRTHRFSDFGVVYRTNAQARALEQAFAASGIPFQVVGKRGGSQRSEVEEMVAFLKTLASPEDGEETGPDGPDSAEKALLTEADFFDPRADAVTLMTLHMAKGLEFRVVFIAGCEDGLLPCTIMKDGSDSEEERRLFYVGMTRAKEELLLIHARSRFLYGKGLGPKASPFLEEIPEDLKVSRVVADKIRKRKPEDKQMGLF, from the coding sequence ATGCAGCTCACTCACTCAATCATTCTCGAAGGTCTGAACGCCGCGCAGCAGCAGGCGGTCCTGACCATCGATCGCCCGCTGCTCGTCGTCGCGGGGCCGGGCACGGGCAAGACCCTGACCCTGGTGCGCAGGATCGCATACCTCGCGCATCGGGGCGTGCGGCCCGAGAGCATCCTTGCGGTCACGTTCACGAACCGGGCGGGCCGCGAGATGAAGGGACGGGCGGAAGAACTTCTGGGGGACCAGGCATCGGAAATCTTCATCGGCACCATTCATCTGCTCGGACTCAGGGTCATCCGGGAAAGGATTGGCAGCGGGTTCACGGTCCTCGGCAGGGAAGAGCAGGCCGGGGTGCTGAAGACCATCGTCAAAGTGCCGGCAAAGAAGATGCTGGATATCGCAGAGCGCATATCGCGGGTCAAGAACGATCTCGAGCCTCCCGATGCCGGCCTCAGGGAAGTTCTGGCGCAGTATCAATCGGCATTGCAACGGCGCAGGGCCTTTGACTTTGACGACCTGATCCGCGTGCCGATCGAACTGCTGCAGGACGAGGCTGTCGCGCGAGACTATCGGGACCGGTTCAAGCACATCATGGTTGACGAGTACCAGGACATCAACCCGGCCCAATACCGTCTCGTGAGGCTCCTGGCAGGCTCAGCGAGAACGCCGTGTGTAGTGGGCGATGCGGACCAGGCGATCTATTCCTTCCGGGGCGCGGACCTCGGGAACTTCCTGAAGTTCGAGCAGGATTTTCCCGGAGCGGCCCGCGTGAACCTCATTGAGAACTACCGCTCATCAGGCGCCATCCTGAGGGCGGCGGACAGCGTGATCAGGAACAATCAAAAGCGCCTCAGGAAGGATCTCACGGCGACCCGCGACGCGGGGGTCCCGGTATCCGTTCTTTCCGTTCCCGATGACCGGGCCGAGGGAGCGGTCATCATCCGCGAGATCGAAGCGCGCATGGGCGGCACGAGCCATGAGCAGCACCGGAACACCGGTATAGACCGCTCGGCAACGGGCCGCACGCACCGGTTCTCGGATTTCGGCGTTGTCTACCGGACCAATGCCCAGGCGCGGGCGCTCGAACAGGCCTTTGCGGCTTCAGGCATACCTTTTCAGGTGGTCGGGAAGCGGGGCGGCAGTCAGCGGTCGGAGGTCGAAGAGATGGTCGCCTTTCTCAAGACCCTCGCTTCTCCCGAAGACGGCGAAGAAACGGGTCCCGATGGACCGGATTCGGCCGAGAAAGCGCTGCTGACCGAGGCCGATTTCTTCGACCCCCGGGCGGACGCGGTCACCCTTATGACCCTGCACATGGCAAAGGGCCTCGAGTTCCGCGTCGTGTTCATTGCGGGGTGCGAGGACGGCCTGCTCCCGTGCACCATCATGAAGGACGGCTCGGACAGCGAGGAGGAGAGGCGGCTTTTTTACGTCGGCATGACGCGCGCGAAGGAGGAGCTACTCCTGATCCATGCACGGAGCCGGTTCCTCTACGGCAAGGGCCTTGGCCCGAAGGCCTCGCCGTTCCTGGAGGAGATTCCGGAGGACCTGAAGGTGAGCAGGGTCGTCGCGGATAAGATAAGGAAGCGGAAGCCGGAAGACAAGCAGATGGGGCTGTTTTAA
- a CDS encoding chloride channel protein, which yields MRKKIVEGSVLFISILKWLFLAACIGIIVGISTTVFLKVLGFGISTTARYQYYYLLLPAALFVSALIVKVFAPDAEGHGTEKIIEAVHRHAGKMNLAVVPVKLVATVITIAFGGSAGKEGPAAQIGAALSSGFSRLLRFGDRDRKKMVICGISAGFATVFGTPIAGALFGVEVLFVGAVLYDVLLPSFVAGIVGYQVSTTLGLTYFHGPHCMLPAFSSFFFLKVCLAGLFFGLCSLILIEMLGLFHRLSRGLKIWMPYKGIIGGGVLVALSFLFSTHYLGLGLDTIKNVLEGREAPAGAFVLKMLFTAITLGFGGSGGIVTPIFFVGSTAGSVFGRVLGFDTSVFSAIGMVALLAGAANTPISASIMAIELFGPEVAPYAAVACIISYLMTGHRSVYPSQVLSQAKSSSLNVATGSEMRDAGDVQFHVRSKTVSSSIMAGIDRFRKQKH from the coding sequence ATGCGAAAGAAAATTGTAGAGGGCTCGGTCCTTTTCATCAGCATCCTGAAGTGGCTCTTTCTTGCTGCTTGCATCGGGATCATCGTCGGTATCTCCACAACCGTTTTTCTGAAAGTACTGGGCTTCGGTATTTCAACCACTGCACGATACCAGTACTATTATCTTTTACTTCCGGCTGCGCTGTTTGTGAGCGCGCTGATAGTAAAGGTCTTTGCGCCTGATGCGGAAGGCCATGGCACGGAAAAGATCATCGAGGCCGTACACCGCCATGCCGGGAAGATGAATCTGGCGGTCGTACCTGTCAAGCTCGTGGCAACGGTCATAACTATCGCTTTCGGCGGATCTGCAGGAAAGGAGGGTCCGGCAGCCCAAATCGGAGCCGCCCTATCTTCGGGTTTTTCGCGCTTGCTGCGCTTCGGCGATCGCGACCGCAAAAAAATGGTCATCTGCGGGATCAGCGCTGGTTTTGCCACGGTCTTCGGTACCCCCATTGCAGGTGCTCTCTTCGGAGTCGAAGTATTGTTCGTCGGCGCCGTGCTGTATGACGTGCTGTTACCTTCCTTCGTTGCAGGTATCGTAGGGTATCAGGTCTCCACAACATTAGGTCTCACCTATTTCCATGGCCCGCATTGCATGCTCCCCGCGTTCAGCAGCTTTTTCTTTTTGAAAGTATGTCTTGCCGGACTGTTTTTCGGCCTGTGCTCACTTATTCTCATTGAAATGCTGGGCCTGTTTCATCGACTGAGCCGTGGTCTGAAAATCTGGATGCCATACAAGGGCATCATAGGCGGCGGCGTTCTTGTTGCGCTTTCTTTTCTGTTTTCGACGCATTATCTCGGTCTCGGTCTTGACACGATAAAGAACGTACTAGAAGGAAGAGAAGCGCCTGCTGGAGCATTTGTCCTCAAGATGCTGTTTACGGCGATCACCCTCGGGTTCGGCGGCAGCGGCGGCATAGTCACACCCATATTCTTCGTCGGCTCAACGGCCGGCAGCGTTTTCGGCAGAGTCCTGGGATTCGACACATCGGTGTTTTCGGCTATCGGCATGGTCGCTTTGCTTGCCGGAGCTGCAAACACTCCGATCTCCGCGAGCATCATGGCTATAGAACTTTTCGGGCCTGAGGTCGCGCCGTATGCCGCGGTTGCGTGTATCATAAGCTATCTGATGACCGGGCATCGGAGCGTCTATCCAAGCCAGGTTCTGTCGCAAGCGAAATCATCTTCCCTTAATGTCGCTACGGGCAGCGAGATGAGAGATGCGGGAGACGTTCAGTTCCATGTTCGGAGCAAAACCGTGAGCAGCAGCATCATGGCCGGTATTGATAGATTCAGAAAACAAAAGCACTAG
- the pal gene encoding peptidoglycan-associated lipoprotein Pal, translating into MTIASRRIYSLAVLLVIALFSFTGCPKKTEVTSTPEGQGSKKEAVTQPSTPSPETGKQATAAGSEEMKEKSAATEALKPIYFDFNKPLIRDDAKDVMKANAAWLKAHPKVKIKIEGNCDERGTKEYNQALGERRAASAKRYLTDMGISGSRISLISYGKEKPVCTESDESCWQKNRRDDFVANE; encoded by the coding sequence ATGACCATCGCAAGCCGTAGAATTTATTCCCTTGCCGTACTGCTAGTCATCGCTTTATTTTCGTTCACGGGCTGTCCAAAAAAAACAGAGGTAACGTCGACTCCCGAGGGGCAGGGGTCAAAAAAGGAAGCGGTAACTCAACCGTCGACTCCGTCACCGGAAACCGGCAAACAGGCTACGGCGGCAGGCTCTGAAGAAATGAAAGAAAAGTCAGCCGCAACGGAAGCTTTGAAACCGATCTATTTCGATTTCAATAAACCCCTTATTCGCGACGATGCAAAGGACGTGATGAAAGCGAATGCAGCCTGGCTCAAGGCTCATCCGAAAGTGAAGATCAAGATCGAAGGCAACTGTGATGAAAGGGGAACCAAAGAGTACAACCAGGCGCTCGGCGAGCGGCGCGCCGCCAGTGCCAAGAGATACCTTACGGATATGGGGATCTCGGGCAGTCGCATCTCGCTCATTAGTTACGGTAAGGAGAAGCCTGTTTGCACCGAGAGCGACGAGAGCTGCTGGCAAAAGAACAGAAGGGATGATTTTGTGGCCAACGAATAA
- a CDS encoding OmpA family protein, giving the protein MAIANRRTYSLLVLLLLALFSIWGCPKRTEITSAPQSQATITKSQKETPKEKGSQVANPATKPGEALKKSDATAADALKPIYFDFESSVIREDAKDVMKANAAWLKAHPNVKIKVEGNSDAREAKKYNFALGRKRAETAKKYLTSMGISGRRLWLVGYGKEKSVCTENTESCWQKNRRVEFVVNN; this is encoded by the coding sequence ATGGCCATTGCAAACCGTAGAACCTATTCACTTCTCGTATTGCTTCTCCTTGCTTTATTTTCGATCTGGGGTTGTCCTAAAAGAACGGAGATAACGTCCGCACCACAATCACAGGCGACGATTACGAAATCCCAGAAAGAGACGCCGAAGGAAAAAGGGTCTCAAGTAGCGAACCCTGCCACGAAACCAGGGGAGGCTTTGAAAAAGTCGGATGCAACGGCCGCAGATGCCTTGAAACCCATTTATTTTGATTTTGAATCGTCCGTTATTCGCGAAGACGCTAAGGACGTGATGAAAGCGAATGCAGCCTGGCTCAAAGCACATCCGAACGTGAAGATCAAGGTTGAAGGCAACAGTGATGCAAGGGAAGCCAAAAAGTATAACTTCGCACTGGGGCGGAAGCGCGCCGAGACTGCAAAAAAATATCTTACGTCCATGGGGATCTCCGGCAGACGCCTCTGGCTCGTCGGTTACGGTAAGGAGAAGTCGGTTTGCACCGAGAACACCGAGAGCTGCTGGCAAAAAAATAGACGAGTCGAATTTGTGGTGAACAATTAA
- a CDS encoding MarR family transcriptional regulator, producing MAEKNDAVAEIIDNIRRVFQVVNEQSKLAEHKTGLTGPQLWAIKTIAQGAPIMVSEIAMRMHLHPATVVGILDRLETRGLVRRVRSTEDRRVVRVELTAQGENLVKKSPEVAQGLLVSGLEQLKTKNLKTIAAALDQLVEILGAQGIPPKLILSSEVNKPAKSVSRRTRSR from the coding sequence ATGGCGGAAAAAAACGATGCTGTGGCTGAGATCATAGACAACATACGCAGGGTATTTCAGGTCGTGAACGAACAATCAAAGCTTGCTGAACATAAGACTGGCCTTACCGGACCTCAGCTCTGGGCGATCAAGACCATCGCCCAGGGCGCCCCGATCATGGTATCGGAAATCGCAATGCGCATGCATCTCCACCCTGCAACTGTGGTGGGAATACTGGACCGCCTCGAGACCCGCGGCCTCGTGCGTCGTGTCCGTTCAACAGAGGACCGCCGTGTCGTTCGTGTCGAACTGACCGCCCAGGGAGAAAACCTCGTAAAGAAATCTCCCGAAGTGGCGCAGGGGCTCCTGGTTTCAGGGCTCGAACAACTGAAAACAAAGAACCTGAAAACCATTGCCGCAGCCCTGGACCAGTTGGTCGAGATTCTGGGTGCGCAGGGAATACCCCCGAAACTCATCCTCTCGTCTGAAGTGAACAAGCCTGCAAAATCAGTGTCCAGGAGAACGCGATCGCGCTGA
- a CDS encoding serine hydrolase: protein MNKKDRTYMLSVNRNILLSAVLAAFAIGVFIGSGFIALTTPGQTEKTAPLVPDGNFRFIRTAMALKEGGENRHSMELAPFRYKIKALIDEKINRNEVKAASVYFRDLNNGNWFGIGEKEKFSPKSLLKLPLMLAYFKWAESNPLVLRKRLTYNASQGPLDPEPNRGKTGLESDRPYTVNDLIYRMMTEDDNDAYSLLFANIPRQRIDKVFKDLNVEYDPHTEDDSLSLRAFASFYRVLFNASYLSEKMSEKALMYLARSSLKHGMASGIPLNIDIAGKFGERTVKTTIEGKETELHQMHEFGIIYHPRRPFLIGIMVRGDDANTLTRIIHDITKLVYEEVDQQS from the coding sequence ATGAACAAGAAAGATCGGACATACATGCTTTCGGTCAACAGAAACATCTTATTGAGCGCCGTCCTGGCCGCTTTCGCGATCGGTGTCTTTATCGGCAGCGGATTTATAGCACTGACCACTCCTGGTCAAACGGAGAAAACAGCTCCCCTTGTCCCGGATGGAAACTTCAGATTTATTCGCACTGCTATGGCACTGAAGGAAGGTGGCGAAAACCGTCACAGCATGGAGCTTGCGCCCTTTCGCTATAAGATCAAGGCTTTGATAGATGAGAAGATCAATCGGAATGAGGTAAAAGCTGCATCAGTTTACTTCCGCGATCTTAACAATGGTAATTGGTTCGGCATCGGAGAAAAAGAGAAGTTCTCGCCCAAAAGTCTTTTGAAACTGCCTCTCATGCTAGCCTATTTCAAGTGGGCGGAATCGAATCCACTCGTTTTACGGAAAAGGCTTACTTATAACGCTTCCCAGGGCCCCCTCGATCCGGAACCGAACAGGGGAAAAACAGGATTGGAATCAGACAGACCGTATACGGTAAACGATCTTATCTACCGGATGATGACCGAGGATGATAATGACGCCTATTCACTATTGTTTGCCAACATACCGCGTCAAAGGATCGATAAGGTGTTCAAGGATCTGAATGTCGAATACGACCCCCATACTGAAGATGATTCCTTGTCACTCAGGGCATTTGCTTCCTTCTACCGGGTTCTCTTTAACGCATCCTATCTCAGCGAAAAAATGTCTGAAAAGGCTCTCATGTATCTCGCAAGATCTTCCTTGAAGCATGGCATGGCGTCTGGCATTCCGTTGAACATTGACATCGCAGGCAAGTTCGGAGAGAGAACGGTTAAAACCACGATAGAGGGAAAGGAAACAGAGCTTCATCAGATGCACGAGTTCGGAATTATCTATCATCCCCGCCGTCCTTTTCTCATCGGCATCATGGTGCGGGGAGATGACGCAAACACGCTCACCAGGATCATCCACGACATTACAAAACTCGTCTATGAGGAAGTCGATCAGCAGTCGTAA
- a CDS encoding endonuclease Q family protein, translating to MRFIADLHVHSHYSRATSKDMSPEGIWKWAQLKGISVIATGDFTHPQWLKELDQKLEPGGSGLFTLKKEYQTDDVPASCKADVSFILSAEVSCIYSKNGKTRKVHSVILAPDLSAAARLNLALSKIGNLKADGRPILGLDAKELLRITLEASPENLYIPAHAWTPHFSVFGAASGFDSLEECYEELTPNIHAIETGLSSDPLMNWQLSALDRITLVSNSDAHSAAKIGREANIFDTEISYPAMMEAIRTRKGFLGTIEFFPEEGKYHSDGHRDCGVSLTPKETVLHNYRCPTCGKKVTVGVMHRVEKLADREHGYRLTNAPGFTSIIPLPEIIAEGLQCGPNTKKVTALYFAMLEKLGNEFFILLNAPLEDIEQASSPLVREAISRMRSGNVNIAPGYDGEYGKIRIFEDVERREIKGQMKLL from the coding sequence ATGCGTTTCATCGCCGACCTCCACGTCCATTCTCACTACTCCCGCGCAACGAGCAAGGACATGTCGCCCGAAGGCATCTGGAAATGGGCACAGCTCAAGGGTATCTCCGTGATCGCGACCGGAGACTTCACGCATCCCCAGTGGCTGAAGGAGCTTGATCAGAAGCTCGAACCTGGAGGCAGCGGCCTCTTCACGCTCAAAAAGGAATATCAGACCGATGATGTTCCTGCCTCCTGCAAGGCCGATGTCTCGTTCATCCTTTCGGCGGAGGTCAGCTGCATCTACAGCAAGAACGGGAAGACGCGGAAGGTCCATTCCGTCATCCTCGCGCCGGACTTGTCGGCCGCTGCCCGGCTGAATCTGGCACTCTCGAAGATCGGGAACCTCAAGGCCGACGGCAGGCCGATCCTCGGGCTGGATGCCAAGGAGCTGCTCAGGATCACGCTCGAAGCCTCGCCGGAGAATCTCTACATTCCCGCCCATGCCTGGACCCCTCACTTCTCGGTCTTCGGCGCGGCATCGGGGTTCGATTCGCTCGAAGAATGCTACGAGGAACTAACACCGAACATTCATGCCATCGAGACAGGGCTCTCGTCGGACCCGCTCATGAACTGGCAGCTCTCCGCGCTCGATAGAATCACCCTCGTTTCCAATTCCGATGCCCACTCGGCGGCCAAGATCGGACGCGAGGCGAACATCTTCGACACGGAGATTTCCTACCCCGCGATGATGGAGGCCATCAGGACAAGGAAGGGGTTCCTCGGCACGATCGAATTCTTTCCCGAAGAGGGCAAGTATCACTCCGACGGACATCGGGACTGCGGCGTGAGCCTCACGCCGAAGGAAACGGTTCTTCATAATTACCGCTGCCCGACCTGCGGCAAGAAGGTGACCGTTGGTGTGATGCACCGCGTGGAGAAGCTGGCTGACCGCGAGCACGGTTACCGGCTTACGAATGCCCCCGGCTTCACCTCGATCATCCCCCTGCCTGAGATAATCGCCGAGGGCTTGCAGTGCGGGCCGAACACCAAGAAGGTCACTGCACTCTATTTTGCCATGCTCGAGAAGCTCGGGAACGAGTTCTTTATCCTCCTGAACGCGCCGCTCGAGGATATCGAGCAGGCAAGCTCCCCGCTTGTCCGGGAGGCGATCAGCCGCATGCGGAGCGGGAACGTGAACATCGCCCCGGGGTACGACGGCGAGTACGGCAAGATCAGGATCTTCGAGGACGTGGAGCGCAGAGAGATCAAGGGGCAGATGAAGCTGCTGTAA
- a CDS encoding YetF domain-containing protein, whose protein sequence is MFNMSVPWWELILRGIVVYLFLLALLRITGKRQVGQLAPFDLVLLLVLSNAVQNSMNAGDNSLIGGLISAATLIALNYLVSLATWRSKKLEAIIEGRPQVLIHNGKLFEEVMAAAKLTHHELNAALRKAGCASSEEVQSAILENSGSISVVPRRG, encoded by the coding sequence ATGTTCAACATGTCCGTACCGTGGTGGGAACTGATCCTGAGAGGCATTGTCGTCTACCTTTTCCTTCTCGCTCTTCTGCGCATTACCGGCAAGCGGCAGGTCGGCCAGCTGGCGCCGTTCGACCTGGTCCTGCTGCTCGTGCTGTCGAACGCCGTCCAGAACTCGATGAACGCGGGGGACAATTCGTTGATCGGCGGCCTCATTTCCGCCGCGACGCTCATCGCCCTTAACTACCTCGTCAGCCTCGCCACGTGGCGCAGCAAGAAGCTGGAGGCCATCATCGAGGGACGTCCGCAGGTCCTCATCCATAACGGCAAACTTTTTGAAGAGGTCATGGCGGCCGCAAAGCTCACACACCATGAGCTGAATGCTGCTCTACGCAAGGCGGGCTGCGCTTCCTCTGAGGAGGTCCAGTCGGCGATACTCGAAAATAGCGGATCGATCAGTGTAGTGCCCCGGCGAGGTTGA
- a CDS encoding cupin domain-containing protein, with the protein MLIRELKDCPEFIAGDNCILREILHPDKADLSLRYSLAHAIVKPGLTTWKHRLRTSEVYYIIEGEGVMYIDDEASPARPGSTIYIPPKAMQCIQNTGGKDLVFICIVDPAWKKEDEEVVREA; encoded by the coding sequence ATGCTCATCAGAGAATTGAAAGATTGCCCGGAATTCATCGCGGGTGATAACTGCATCTTGCGCGAGATCCTGCACCCGGACAAGGCGGACCTCTCGCTCCGCTACAGCCTTGCCCACGCAATCGTGAAGCCCGGCCTCACGACCTGGAAGCACCGCCTCCGAACATCGGAAGTCTACTATATTATTGAAGGCGAGGGCGTCATGTACATCGATGATGAGGCTTCCCCGGCCAGGCCGGGATCAACGATCTATATCCCGCCGAAGGCGATGCAATGCATCCAGAACACCGGGGGGAAAGATCTCGTTTTCATCTGCATCGTGGACCCCGCGTGGAAGAAAGAGGACGAGGAGGTCGTGAGGGAGGCATGA
- a CDS encoding HD domain-containing protein, which produces MDRQELHNLRKWFSEYCRSFYTPVPEDQKNIVLKEEHTRCVCENMAEIGRHLGLDPGRAALAEAVALFHDVGRFPQYHRYKTFRDDLSTNHAALGASVLVKENVLRNLPRNKRDLVVHAVTLHNALAVPEGLDVETLLFLRMVRDADKLDIWRVFIDYYAQRNEDRANAAALGLPDTPEYSAEALSSLRKRELVLLKSLRTLNDFKLLQLAWIFDLNFVRSLELVRERSIIDGIAKTLPQKEDIALAVASVRDYVDKKLAAA; this is translated from the coding sequence ATGGACCGGCAGGAATTACACAACCTAAGGAAATGGTTTTCCGAATACTGCAGGTCATTCTACACGCCTGTCCCGGAAGACCAGAAGAACATCGTGCTCAAGGAAGAGCACACGCGCTGCGTATGCGAGAACATGGCCGAGATTGGGCGACACCTTGGTCTCGACCCGGGGAGGGCCGCCCTGGCCGAGGCCGTCGCGCTCTTTCATGATGTCGGCCGCTTTCCCCAATATCATCGATACAAAACCTTTCGCGACGACCTCTCGACAAACCATGCGGCCCTGGGCGCAAGCGTGCTCGTGAAGGAAAACGTCCTCAGGAACCTTCCCCGAAACAAGCGCGACCTCGTTGTACACGCCGTGACGCTCCATAACGCGTTGGCGGTACCCGAAGGCCTCGACGTAGAGACCCTTCTCTTCCTCAGGATGGTCCGCGATGCGGACAAGCTCGACATCTGGCGCGTGTTCATCGATTACTATGCGCAGCGGAACGAGGACCGGGCAAATGCCGCGGCCCTGGGCCTGCCCGACACGCCCGAATACTCAGCCGAGGCGCTTTCGTCGCTCAGGAAGAGGGAACTCGTGCTGCTCAAGTCCCTCAGGACCCTGAACGATTTCAAGCTGCTCCAGCTTGCCTGGATCTTCGACCTGAACTTCGTGCGCTCCCTTGAGCTTGTCCGGGAACGGTCCATTATAGACGGGATCGCGAAGACCCTTCCGCAAAAAGAGGATATAGCGTTGGCAGTGGCTTCTGTTCGAGACTATGTCGATAAAAAACTGGCCGCTGCCTAG
- a CDS encoding acyl-CoA thioesterase codes for MEGKRVQDSTVTMAQMMIPQDANPTGNVHGGVVVKILDEAAGVVAARHARANVVTASIDRMDFHHPIFVGDLLFFKASLNLVGRTSMEIGVRVEAENLLTGEVRHAASAYLTYVALDERGRPKEVPHLILDSEEDRRRNREASKRREVRLAEKKSEAGCQREPDRCK; via the coding sequence ATGGAAGGCAAGCGGGTTCAGGACAGCACCGTGACCATGGCGCAGATGATGATCCCCCAGGACGCCAATCCGACGGGCAACGTGCACGGCGGGGTGGTCGTGAAGATCCTCGACGAGGCGGCAGGCGTGGTTGCCGCCCGCCACGCGCGGGCGAACGTCGTGACGGCGTCGATCGACCGGATGGACTTTCATCATCCAATATTCGTCGGCGACCTCCTGTTCTTCAAGGCGAGTCTGAACCTCGTGGGCAGGACTTCCATGGAGATCGGCGTACGCGTCGAAGCGGAGAACCTGCTCACCGGCGAAGTGCGCCATGCGGCATCCGCCTATCTGACCTACGTGGCGCTTGATGAGCGCGGCAGGCCGAAAGAAGTTCCGCACCTCATCCTGGATTCGGAAGAAGACCGCCGCCGGAACCGGGAGGCCTCGAAACGGAGGGAAGTGAGGCTTGCGGAAAAGAAGAGCGAAGCCGGATGCCAGCGGGAGCCGGACCGCTGCAAATGA